The Gemmata palustris genome includes a region encoding these proteins:
- a CDS encoding redoxin domain-containing protein has protein sequence MTLFTRLLFAAVLCALVTAPINAGKYNKKLNIGDAAPTWEKLEGTDGKKHALADWKDKDVLVVVFTCNSCIVAEGYEDRLIAFAAECNKADSKVGFVAINVNTGKADALPAMKERAAKKKFGFTYLYDPTQKTALAYGAMFTPECFVLNKDRKVVYMGAFDDKPDGDPKVKFVEDAVKVALAGKAAAPAETPAAAGCKIRFDKKDDDE, from the coding sequence ATGACACTCTTCACGCGCCTCCTCTTCGCGGCGGTCCTGTGCGCGCTGGTGACCGCGCCCATCAACGCCGGGAAGTACAACAAGAAGCTCAACATCGGCGACGCGGCCCCGACGTGGGAGAAGCTCGAAGGCACGGACGGCAAGAAGCACGCGCTCGCCGACTGGAAGGACAAGGACGTGCTCGTTGTGGTGTTCACCTGCAACAGTTGCATCGTCGCGGAGGGCTACGAGGACCGGCTGATCGCGTTCGCCGCGGAGTGCAACAAGGCCGACAGCAAGGTGGGGTTCGTTGCGATCAACGTGAACACCGGCAAGGCGGACGCGCTGCCCGCCATGAAGGAGCGCGCCGCCAAGAAGAAGTTCGGCTTCACCTACCTGTACGACCCGACGCAGAAGACCGCGCTCGCCTACGGCGCGATGTTCACGCCCGAGTGCTTCGTGCTGAACAAGGACCGCAAGGTGGTTTACATGGGGGCGTTCGATGACAAGCCGGACGGCGACCCGAAGGTGAAGTTTGTTGAGGATGCCGTGAAGGTCGCGCTCGCGGGTAAAGCGGCTGCGCCCGCTGAAACGCCCGCCGCAGCGGGCTGTAAGATCCGGTTCGATAAGAAGGACGACGACGAGTGA